The following coding sequences lie in one Haematobia irritans isolate KBUSLIRL chromosome 3, ASM5000362v1, whole genome shotgun sequence genomic window:
- the LOC142230248 gene encoding uncharacterized protein LOC142230248: MIATLKHILGRGELQKSIKHLMDIKLLQDYNVYGRQGKKRLLDYPKLMKTIYQAVGTEYGNKMDFNKYFSKCIRLVKNLHYKNESLKKKDATINIIDSDMS; encoded by the exons ATG ATTGCAACACTTAAACATATTTTGGGAAGAGGAGAATTACAAAAATCGATCAAACATTTGATGGATATAAAACTCTTACAAGACTATAACGTTTATGGGCGGCAAGGAAAAAAAAGACTTCTGGACTATCCAAAGTTAATGAAGACAATATACC aagctGTAGGTACCGAGTATGGGAACAAAATGGATTTCAATAAATACTTCAGCAAATGTATAAGATTGGTAAAAAATCTTCATTACAAAAACGAGTCCCTAAAGAAAAAGGATGCAACCATCAATATTATAGATAGCGATATGTCGTAA
- the LOC142231293 gene encoding uncharacterized protein LOC142231293, protein MKKIKNEGLELNGNKIEVKIRAFLADAPATSFVCGIRGHNSLKGCSKCYQEGKSVSNVTVFRTSAAKLRTDEDFKTRLDRDFHSEKYGTEGLSLESLEIKMITQFPLDVMHLVDLGIIFLTIINSLLSCYPK, encoded by the exons atgaaaaaaattaaaaatgagggACTTGAATTGAATGGTAATAAAATTGAAGTTAAAATTAGGGCTTTTTTAGCAGATGCCCCTGCAACATCTTTCGTTTGTGGAATTCGAGGCCACAATTCGTTGAAGGGGTGTAGTAAATGTTACCAAGAAGGCAAGAGTGTGTCGAATGTTACTGTTTTTAGAACATCTGCTGCAAAACTTCGAACGGACGAGGATTTCAAAACAAGACTGGATAGAGATTTCCACTCTGAAAAGTATGGTACTGAAGGTTTGTCTCTAGAAAGTCTTGAAATTAAAATGATTACACAGTTCCCCCTTGATGTCATGCATCTCGTGGATCTTGGG ATAATCTTTTTAACCATAATAAACAGCTTGTTGAGCTGTTATCCGAAATAA